A region of the Leptospira wolffii serovar Khorat str. Khorat-H2 genome:
CAAGAATTTCATAGGCAAAGCGAAGCTCATCATATAAGGGAATAAATATGCTTCTTCCCGTTCTGCTTAATGGCATTTCTAACTCGGCGACATTACTTCTATGTAGTTCAATTAATTTATAAAATTTATCTTCAAATCTTTCAATTTGTTGAACTTTATCTTGAGACTTGAACTGTAGAGTTTGCTGCTTGTTTGATTGGTATTGCACCCAGAAAGCTAAGAATGTCAAGAAAGCAGCGACCGCAGCAATTAATGGGCTCGATAACCCACCTATCGTATCTCCTATCTGACCGGTATTTGAATAACTGATTCCAAATATATTAGTTTGAGTTAATAGAACTGGAACTCCAAAATAAATCAATAAAAGTACAAATATTAGTATCCCTATATAAACCAGAGGGATCTTACCTTCATTAAGTTCATTTTTTATATTCATATAGTGACTCAATATTAGTTTGTCTGGCGTCTAACGACGTTGGCTTGCCGACGTTTTGCAATGGCACGAGACTTGCTCTGCAAGACGAGTGACAGACGCAAAATGTGCCGAAGGCCAAGCAAGGGTTGCGAAGCAAGCCCGAAGCGATGCGGCAAGTTGGCAGTTAAGCGAAGTTACGCCTCAAACACACTGCAATTTAATTCAATTTCACTACTTGGACGAAAGTCCAATAGTATTAAATTCCCTTATTCCAAAGTATCGCGCTCCCCTTTCGGGATTGGATAAAATGGAACCATAAGCTTCCGCAGGACGCTTAAATATCAAGATGCAATCCCTGGCGACGGCACCAGCTCGCATTGGGGAGCGCTTTAAACCACAAGATTTACTATGCTTAGAAAACGAATCTACACGCTTCCGAGCTTCAAAAAATGAAAAAACAAAATCCGGCGGAATTTCGCTTAACGACCTAAGGCTTGACGACGTTGGCGACTCTGAGTCTCCGAAGGAGACGTTAGAGACAGGCGCGGATTTTGCCGCCGCAAAAGCCGTGACTGGAGCCAATGTGCCGCAGGCCGAGCGAGAGTCGCGTAGCGATCTCGAAGCGAAGCGTCAGAGCCGACAGTTAGGCGAAGGCCACAATCTTATGAAGTAATTTTAGAATTCAAGCCGAATCGCCTCTGGAATTCTATATACAAAACGAATAAATTCCTTTGAAATGGATGCGGTTATTTCGCGAATTTCAGATTCAGTTAACTTTTCCCCCTTATCTCTATACTTATCAATTACGCTATTAGTTATTTTAGCAATTTGATCAGAGATAATAATTGAATGAGATAATTTTAATATAATTTCAATCCTTTCTTTTATAATGGGAAAATATTGTTCAGCATACACCGGATAATTTAATGTAATTTCCGAATTGTAGTTCACATCAAGTAATTCTAAATTATGTGACTTTTCGAATGTGATTGGGTGTGCTGAGCTAGTATTCACCTGACAGTCACCGAAAAACCGGTGGCCCCAGCCTCTTCTGAAAGAAAAATGATTTTAACGACAAAATTATTTACATCAGGAGAAACCGATGACCACCAACACCAATGCAACAGTTAAGGCAACTAGACGAAAGCTAAATTTATTAGAGCTTGCAAATGAATTAGAAAATGTAAGCAAAGCCTGCAAGATCATGGGATATTCCCGTCAACAGTTCTACGAAATACGAAGGAACTTCCAAACCTATGGAGCTGAAGGTCTCTTAGATAGAATCCCGGGAGCCAATGGGCCTCACCCTAACCGAGTCAGTGAAGAAATCGAAAATGAAGTCTTAGAGTATTCTTTACATCATCCGACTCATGGATGCCTAAAGGTCGCTCAACAACTTAGTCTTAAAGGAGTTAAGGTAAGTTCGGGTGGTGTAAGAGGAGTTTGGACAAGAAATAAACTCGTAACTAAACACCAACGGCTTCTAAGACTCGAAGAGCATCATAAAGATAAGATCATACCTCTAAGCGAAAACCAGATACGCCTCCTTGAAAAATTCGATCCCGAATACAGAGAAAGGCACATACAAGCAGATTCTACAGGAGAATTGGTATCTATGGATACTTTCATGGTCGGGTCATTAAAAGGTGTAGGAAGAGTCTATCTACAAACCGTAATCGATTGTCATAGCCGATTTGCTTGGGGAAGGCTCTTTAATAACAAAATACCCGTCACTGCCGTACAGACTTTGAACAACGACGTTCTTCCTTTCTTTGAAGAACATAACATTAAAGTCCAAACCGTTCTAACCGATAATGGTCGTGAGTATTGTGGAAGAGAAGACCAACATCCTTTCGAATTATTTCTTCAGTTAGAAGACATCGAACATCGGACCACTAAAGTTCGCAGGCCTCAAAGCAACGGATACGTGGAACGTCTTCACAGAACTTTACTTGATGAGCACTTCAGGATCGCCGGTAGAACTAAATTTTATGAGTCGATCGAAGAGATGCAGATCGATCTGCATCTCTTCTTTGAAGAATACAATTACAAGAGGGCGCACCAAGGTAGAAACATGAACGGAAGAACTCCTTTTCAAGTCTTCATTGAGGGCATTAAGACAGAAGAATCGGAGGTCCACCAAGCAGAAAATTAGAACAAGCGTTCAGAAGAAGTGTCAGGTGAATACTAACATTGTACAGATTGGGTTTATCGAAAAACCATATCTAAAATCATCTCCTTCTGAGTTTTCAGATAAAATTGCAGTATAGGTTATCTGTCCAAACAATGTAAAATAGCCATATATCATCTTATTCTTTCTGAATACGGATATATAATGAGAAATATCTTTGTCTGACAGATGATAAGGTGTCGGGTTGAGAAAATCTAAACTTGAATAGAATTTATTCCCGTTTATATCGTACCTAATATATTCCCTTGATATTTTTAAATCAGATGCATTAACATCTATTACTTGAGATTGATCCCTTTGTAACCAAAATAGAAAATTATAAAGATTTTTCATAACCGCTTTTAGTATTGATTTCCCGCCAAATTGAAATTCAAAGTGTAAAGGCTCATCTAAATATTCCTTTTCCAGCTGCATATATTTATAGATCAAATTTTTTGATCCATATTGGTTATTTAAATGAGATAGTTGTTCTCTGGCTTTTTCCTCGTTTTGAGAAGAAATATTTATCTCAAAGGTTCCGTCATTATTGTTCTTTTCTGATCTAATCGAACCAGGTATAAATGGGACCAATCCAGGTGCTATATCGTATTTTTTTCCCGATTTAGTTCCAATATTTTTTAAAATTGGAGGAGGTGTATTACGATCACCCCAGATACTAAAAAAGTTCCGAAAAGCTGAAAAAGCATTAACAATTGATTGATCTACATATCCTGACTCTTTAGTGGAAAAGTAATTATTACAGCTTGCGCAAAGAATGATGGAAGATTTGAGATTACTGCCTAAAGCAGATTGGATAATATGCTCTTTTGAGTTTGCTTCAGCCGATTCGCAATATATGCATTTCATAGATGACAACCTTATTTTGTGGCTTTCGCCTAACGACGTTGGCTTGCCGACGTTTTGCAATGGCACGAGACTTGCTCTGCAAGGCGAGTGACAGACGCAAAATGTGCCGAAGGCCAAGCAAGGGTTGCGAAGCAAGCCCGAAGCGATGCGGCAAGTTGGCAGTTAAGCGAAGTTACGCCTCAAACACACTGCAATTTAATTCAATTTCACTACTTGGACGAAAGTCCAATAGTATTAAATTCCCTTATTCCAAAGTATCGCGCTCCCCTTTCGGGATTGGATAAAATAGAACCATAAGCTTCCGCAGGACGCTTAAATATCAAGATGCAATCCCTGGCGACGGCACCAGCTCGCATTGGGGAGCGCTTTAAACCACAAGATTTACTATGCTTAGAAAACGAATCTACACGCTTCCGAGCTTCGAAAAAGAAAAAAACAAAATCCGGCGGAATTGCGCTTAACGACCAAGGTGTTCCGACGTTTGCGATGGCACGAGCTTGCCCATAGCAAGCGCAGTGACAGAAGCAAATGTGGCGTAGCCCGAGCGAGTGAGTCGCGAAGCGATCTCCGAGCGGAGCGGAAGCACCGACAGTTAGGCGTAGTGTTGCTATATCAACTGTCTTTAAATCCTATATCCTTACTGTAGCCGAATAAATTTAATGAATACGATACTTGAAATTTCAACTTTGACAAACGACCAAAAATTAGCATGTTTATGCATTAACAATAAAGAGTCGTTCCCCAGTGGCATCTGAATAATATTCAATTTTATTAAGCCTTCGTTCATTCATAACTTTTTTAGCTATTTCAATTCCCGCCTGATCCAAAGATTTAGCTTTTTCTATATTCTTATATTCCTCAAAGAACTCATTTGAATAATTCTTAAGCCATAAATTGATCTGATCAGTCAAACCAGTCGACAAATTAAGTTCAGCCAAATCTATATAACTTCCTTCAACCGAATTTCGTATTCCAGTTCCACCAAAATATCCATCTATAATTAGGTAGTCATACATCTATTGCAATCGTCGTAAAACTTATCTATATTTCTCACTAATATAAATATACGCAACATTACGCCTAACGACGTTGGCTTGCCGACGTTGGCGACTCTGAGCCTCGAAGAGGCGTTAGAGCCAGGCGCGACCTTTTGCCAAGCAAAAGTCGTGACTGGAGCCAATGTGCCGAAGGCCAAGCAAGGGTTGCGAAGCAAGCCCGAAGCGATGCGGCAAGTTGGCAGTTAAGCGAAGTTACGCCTCAAACACATTGCAATTTTAAATAGTTATACTACTTGGATAAAAGTCCAATGGTAGCCAAATTTACTAATACTAACAAATCGCGCTCCCCTTTCGGGATTGGATAAAATGGAACCATATACTTCCGCAGGACGCTCAAATACCAAGATGCACAGCCTGGCGACGGCACCAGATACCATTGGGGAGCGCTAAACTCTGAATAATTTCCTATGTTTTAGAACCAAATCCGCACGCTTCCGAGCTTCGAAAAATAAAAAAACAAAATCCGGCGGAATTGCGCTTAACGTCCAACGCTTGCCGACGTTGGCGACTCTGAGCCTCCGCAGGAGGCGTTAGAGACTGGCACGAGACTTGCCTTGCAAGGCGAGTGACAGAAGCCAATGTGCCGAAGGCCAAGCGAGGGTTGCGAAGCAAGCCCGAAGCGCAGTGGCAAGCTGTTAGTTATACGCAGTGCCCGTTAATTTAGGCCAATAATTAACCGCAACCCTTCTTCAACATCAGCCATCTTGCCTGCTTTCAATTTACCAACTTTATCAAGAAATCGTTCCTTATCTAAAGTTACTAATTGAGAAACATTT
Encoded here:
- a CDS encoding IS481 family transposase, yielding MTTNTNATVKATRRKLNLLELANELENVSKACKIMGYSRQQFYEIRRNFQTYGAEGLLDRIPGANGPHPNRVSEEIENEVLEYSLHHPTHGCLKVAQQLSLKGVKVSSGGVRGVWTRNKLVTKHQRLLRLEEHHKDKIIPLSENQIRLLEKFDPEYRERHIQADSTGELVSMDTFMVGSLKGVGRVYLQTVIDCHSRFAWGRLFNNKIPVTAVQTLNNDVLPFFEEHNIKVQTVLTDNGREYCGREDQHPFELFLQLEDIEHRTTKVRRPQSNGYVERLHRTLLDEHFRIAGRTKFYESIEEMQIDLHLFFEEYNYKRAHQGRNMNGRTPFQVFIEGIKTEESEVHQAEN
- a CDS encoding HNH endonuclease, translated to MKCIYCESAEANSKEHIIQSALGSNLKSSIILCASCNNYFSTKESGYVDQSIVNAFSAFRNFFSIWGDRNTPPPILKNIGTKSGKKYDIAPGLVPFIPGSIRSEKNNNDGTFEINISSQNEEKAREQLSHLNNQYGSKNLIYKYMQLEKEYLDEPLHFEFQFGGKSILKAVMKNLYNFLFWLQRDQSQVIDVNASDLKISREYIRYDINGNKFYSSLDFLNPTPYHLSDKDISHYISVFRKNKMIYGYFTLFGQITYTAILSENSEGDDFRYGFSINPICTMLVFT